Genomic DNA from Telopea speciosissima isolate NSW1024214 ecotype Mountain lineage chromosome 2, Tspe_v1, whole genome shotgun sequence:
TAATGTGCCGGCTGGCAATAGCCTGGAGTAAAGGGTGTCTCAAGGGGTAAACTTTGTCGGAGAAGCGTCGGTCGAGGATTACGCACTGAGCATGCCAGAGGTAAGGCTGCAGGACTTACCTCCCACACCACAAAAGATGGAGGAGACGTTGGCCGAAGTCCATGATCCCTTGATAGAGATAGAACTAGGAGAGGCCGGGGACCACCGGCCCATCTATGTTAGTGGTCTACTCTCATCCGGATTTAAGGATGAAATTGTAAGTTTACTTAAAGAATTTAAAGATTGTTTTGCTTGGGATTACTCTGAGATGCCTGGTCTAGACCGAGCCCTGGTGGAACATCGGTTACCCATTAAGGAAAACTATAGACTGGTGAAGCAATTACCTAGGCGAATGTCGCCACATGTCGTCCTGAAGGTAAAGGACAAAATTGAACAGTTATTGAAAGCAGGGTTCATTCGGACCGCCAGGTACGTGGAGTGGTTATCCAACATCGTTCCAGTCATAGAGAAGAATGGGAAGCTGAGGGTGTGCGTGGACTTTGGGGATTTGAACAAGGCGaccccaaaagatgaatacccaaTGCCTATGGCCGACATATTGGTAGACGCGGCCGCAAGGAACCAAATcatgtccttcatggatggtcaTGCCGGGTACAATCAGATCTTCATTGCAGAAGAGGATGTCCCGAAAATAGCCTTTCATTGCCCAGGAGCGCTGGGGACATATGAATGGATAGTTATGCCGTTCGGTCTCAAGAATGCCGGTGCCTCATACCAGAAAGGCATGAACACTATCTTCCACGACATGATCGGCACCTTCGTAGAAGTTTACATTGATGATGTAGTGGTCAAATCAAAGCTAGAAAACAAGCACCTTGAACACCTGAGGAGAGTTTTCCTGAGAATGAGGACTCACGGGCTAAAGATGAACCCGTTGAAGTGTGCCTTCGGGGTAGCAGTTGGAAATTTCCTCGGATTCTTGGTCCATCAGAAGGGGATCGAGGTCGACAAGAACAAAGCCAGGGCCATTCAAGGGGCTAGGCTGCCCTCGAACAAGAAGGAGTTGTAGAAATTCCTAGGGCAGGTCAATTTCCTATGATGCTTCATCGCGAATTCTGCAGGGCAAATGAAGATCTTTTCTCCACTATTAAGGCTGAAGATGGGAGAAGACTTCAGATGGGAGATGGCCCACCAAAAGGCCTTCAACTAGATCAAGGCCTACTTGACGCAACCCCCAATCCTAATGCCACCCAAGCACGGGGTGCCGTTGAAGTTATATATTTCTGCAGCAGAAAGGTCAATTGGGAGTCTGCTAGCGCAGGATAACGAGGCCGGGAAGGAATAGGCTGTCTTCTACCTTAGTCGGGTTCTGACAGAGGTTGAGCAGAAGTACCCTACCATTGAGAAGCTTTACTTGGCGTTGTTATTTTCTTGCAGTAAGCTCAGGTATTATCTCTTGCCAGCCATGGTGGATGTAGTTTTCCAAACTGACATCATTAAGTACATGCTCATGCGCCCGATCTCAAGAGGGAGAGTGGGGAAGTGGACGCTCGCCTTGACTAAGTTTGCCCTACAATATGTACCCCAGAAGGTAGTAAAAGGGTAGGCCTTAGTAGACTTCCTTGTGGATCATCCTCCCATTGTGGTCAGTGGAGCGAAGACGGAGGTGTCGGTTGTCGGTCTAGCGCTGTGGACGCTTTACTTCGACGGTTCTAAGACAGAACGGGTAGCCGGGGCAGGAGTGGTCTTAAGATCACCAGGTGGTAAAGAAACACAATTGGCATTCCATTTGGACTTTCCTTGCTCAAACAACCAAGCCGAATATGAGGCCTTGATCTTAGGGCTAGAATTGCTCCGTGACCTCAGGGCCAGCACCATCGAAATTGTCAGAGATTCACAATTAGTCATCAAGCAGCTGGTTGGAGGATATAAGTGAGAGAGCAAACACATGGTGGATTATTTGGAGATGGCCAGAGGGCTAGCAGATGGCTTCCAGGATGTGATAGTTTGGCACGTACCATAGTGGAGAAACTAGGTTGCGAACGGGCTGGCTCAGGCCGCGTCGAGGGTGGGTCTTCCAGAGGGCAGTATGGAGAGCACCTTTGACATCAAGGGACAGGTTCAGTCATCGGTCAGGACGACGGGCATGATTGAGGTTTGCTACATTCAAGATACTTAGCCTAATTGGTGCACGGCCATCATTCAGTATATGAGCAACCCAGGGCTGAGTTTCAACAGGCGAATACGTGATCGAGCAGCGGGATACGTTCTGATCAGAGAAGACTTGTacaagaaagggaaagatgacttGCTATTGAAATACGTCAGCCTAAATGAGGCCACGCTGGTAATGGCCGAAGTACATGAGGGCATCTACGGAGCTCACCAAGCGGGTCCTAAGATGAGGTGGTTAATCAGGCGCTATGGTTACCACTGCCCTTCAGTGATGTCAGATTGTGTCAAATATACAAAGGGTTGTTGGGCATGTCAGACCCATGGACCGGTGCAACGCCTACCAGCAGCAGAATTCAACCCCGTAGTGAAACCATGGCCATTTCAAGGATGGGCTATGGATCTGATCGGGAAAATTTTGCCACCAGCAACATGGGGGCATTGCTTCATCATTGTGGCAActgattacttcaccaagtgggtggaggcCGTGCCAATGAAGGGAGTCAGTCAGACCGAACTGATCCAATTCTTAAAGTGCCATATCATCCATAGATTCGGCCTCCCAGAGACTGTCACCTGTGATAATGGGAGCGTGTTCGTAGGGGATGAAGTGGTTACGTTTGTGGCTGAGCTAGGCATAACATTTACTCACTCTACCCCATACTATGCACAGGGCAATGGGCAGGCTGAAGCAAGCAACAACATCCTTAAGCGGTGCCTATCAAAGGTAGTCGATGACAACCCACAACAGTGGGCAGACATGCTCTCAGAGGTCCTGTGGGCGCTCAGGACGTCCCAACGAAGCAGCATCACCACCACACCTTTCGCCCTAACCTATGGCCATGATGTGGTGTTGCCAGTAGAGGTAAGCGTAAGGTCAGCAAGGGTGGTGTTCCAACAGGGACTCTCGCCAACCACCTACAACGAGGCTATGATGGCCAAGCTTGATGACCTGGAGGAGGATAGTTTGGCTATGCTGGACAGGATGCAggtccagaagaagaagatcgcGGCCATCTACAATAAGACGGTCAGTTTGAATCATTTCCAGAATGGAGATTTGGTCCTAAAGATCGTACTTCCTGTCGGGGCGAAGGATCCCAGGTTGGGAAAATGGTCCCCAACGTGGGAAGGACCATTTACGATCTGTCAAGTACTAAAAGGCAGGGCGTATAGACTGTAAGACATGGGAGAGAGCATCCATGTCAGACCTATAAATGGAAAGTTCCTGTAGGCATACCGCCCCACGATGTGGGACCTAGGCTGAAAGAAGATAGAGGCAAAATTCCAGATATAGTGGTGGACGAAAGGAAACAGGCTTTACTAAAGTACTGGAGCCATGACGACCTAACCAGGCCGCCTCCACTagaagaaaaaatggaagaactAAGGAGTACCATTATTTTTCTAGAcgaacaaaagagaaaaagggggggaagGCACGCAGGCCTAATTCAAAATGTCATGAGGAATGTTGCCTTGGAGTTCATGCCATTTTTGGTTTCACGACTCAGCCTCAGGGCTCTTTGTTCCTTAGCTCGAGCCTGGGCAGCTGACGTCTCGACGGAGACAGTTTCAGAGCCAATGAGTTTTTGCCCGATACTCTCGCCCAAGGTGACCTTCTCTGCTCAAAGAGCTTCCAAACGGGCTTCCATTTCCTGTATATTGTTGCCCAGTTGAGcttgttttgttcttctttgaCTTCGCTAACCAGGCCCTTTAGATCATTCTTCAGCTTCCGGTAATGCGTGTCCATAGTGTCGACTCTTTGAGAAGGGTGTCAAAAGTCTAGATGTTCTGGAGAACAAGGGGGGCTGAAGTAGTCACATCAAACATAAAAGCCACTGAGTCGTCCAACCATTGATGGACCGGGGCTGGGAGGTCTAGCAGGGACAGTAGGGATCGAAGAGCTACGATAATTGGTGGCAAGCTGGTACTTTTCACAGCCTCAGAAAAGGTGGACTCATAGAAGGACCGAAGAAGTTCCTTCTCCTCGGCCACTTGAGCTTCATTGGGCCTGGAGATGGAGGCGGCATCGGTCTCTTGATCTTCTTCAGAGGAACTCAGGCTTTCCAGAAAAGCTTCTATGCTAGGAACTTGAGGAAAGGGAGAGGTCAGCACCGACaaaagcaagaagaaggaaaatgtgGGGGTGGAGATACATACCGTTGGGGTTATCTCAGGAAGGATCTGACCTTGGGGGGATGGACGCTTTGGATCACGTAGAGGAGTCTTAGACCCGCTCGGTTTGGCCTCATCATACCCCCACTTCCTCTATTCTACCATCGCCCTCAAATTTGTCCTCGGATTTGTCCTGAGAGGGAGAGGATCCGGATGTGGAGGAGCTGGGAACAACAATTTGGGTTGATTGGCCTTGGGAAGTTGGTTTAGAGTGGGTACTTGACCGAGTACGATCCTTAACAGAAGGAGGAGCGCCTAGGGGAGAGACTGCTGAAGATTGAGGCAGGGCGCCTGCGGGCTGACCCATCTGGAACATGCTGGGGAGGAATACCTTACGTGGGGCAACCTTCGATGGACTAACCATTTTCGATCTCTTGCTCGGTGGaaggagttcttcttcttcttcatccacaTCATTCTCTTCTTCGACAGTTTCAGAGCCTTCTTCGGTCTCTAGTGAGGAACCCTCGTCACTTCGATTTGACTAGGCTAAAGAGGACGAGCGAGCCGCAGATTTTGCTGTGACATAGAAGAAGAGGGGGTTAGTTCAGAAACCGATCAAACTGTGAATTAGAAATAGGACGGGACGTGTACTTACTGACGGCATGCTTGACTATGACTTTCTTCCATTTGAAGGCAGTGGACTGATGGCTGGCGTCGGAGGCTGAGGGAGGACGCTTGCTGCCCTTAGGACAGGACCGAAAGGGTGCCAAAGAGGTGAAGTATGTGTACCACCAAGAGGTAAAATCTTTGGTCACTGACAGCCCTTTGGCAAAGGACTATAGATGGAATTGAGAGAGGACGAGACTGCTCATGGCTGAGGCCTGGCGGAGTTCGGCCACCGAAGAGTAGACCATTTGGTCTAGCTCACAGTTGGTGAATGAATAGTAGTTTGAACAAGGATTGGCCTGGCAATGACCGAATTGGCGTACACAGAAGTGAGGATTGTACGTCTCGAAGCCGTAGGCATTGTTGCTCAAAGGCTCTAAAGTCAGACCAACATGGAGGTCTTGACAGACAAGGAACTTGGCCCACAGCTCTGGCTCAGAGGAAGGGTAGTCGATTGCCAGCCGGAGCCATCCCAGAATGGCCTCCCCTGTACGATAAGGGAGGAAGAAGGTGTCGTTGGAATCAGGCTCAAAGGAGCAAAAGAACTCATAGTACTCACAAAGAGACTTCAGATCATGATGAGGGTATGAGGCAAATAGGTAACCGGCGACAGGATAGGCCGGGAGCGGTGAAGGAATAGTATATAGTTCCATGAAATGGGCACGAAGCCACATCTGGAGGAGCCAGAATGGGCCACCATCGTAATTAAAGTCGGACTCAGTAACATCATTACAGGCACGAAAGAGGGCAGCCAGGACGGTAGAGGCCAGGTCAATCACACGGCCTTGCCCTAGGGCATTGGCCAGACAAAGACAGGTCTTTGCCATTTTGTTGGACCGGACACAAAGGACATAGCGACAAATCCAGACTAGAAAGAAGGCGGTAAGCTCCCTGGCCTCGACGGAGCCACGGGTCTGTCGGTAAGTCCAAAGATAAAAGGAGTAGCTGGCAGACTTGGAGAATTCAAGACCATGGTTGATCTCATGCTTGTTGGCATCAAGTAGACCGCGCAAAGAGCTATTGAACTCTTCACCCATAGCCTTCAAGCCAATGAGGGCTCCAACGTCCAGAAGCGTCGGAGCTAGCATCCCAAAAAGGAAATGGAACGTGTTAGCGGACCGTGACCAAAATTGGAGTGTGGCCTGGAGCAGAGGGCGGTTAGGAGGTACCGGGGTGGTAGAAAGCTGGATGGCATGGGAGAATCCAAGCTTACTCAACAGTTCAGACTGATTGCAGGCAACCCTGTCTACCCAGGTCTTCCAGTCTGGGAGGTGATGGGGCCACAGGCGTGAGAAAGCCTTGTCCTTAAGGCACAAGGGCTCAGGGGTTTGAGCAAGCAGTTGCTCCCGATCATTTTTTGGAAAACTAGAGATACCGTGGGGGTGGGAAGCAAAAATTGGACCTAACCTGAAGACGGCAGGCTCAGAGCAGGGGATCTGAACATCGGTCACGATGGAGGATGACAAGAGCGACTATTTTTGTGCAAGGAGTTCTTCTGTCTCATCCACCGGCGTCGGAGCTTTCTTCTTGGCCATCGCGctgggagagaagggagaacAAAGACTAGGACAATAGGGGGACTGAAATGATAAGTGTGGTggatgaaggaagaagaggttaAAGAGTTTGTTGGGCTCTCGAGAATCAGCAAGGAATTAATAAGGGCTAGAATTTGTGCCACTATTATGGCGCCagggtttgaattttgaaaaccctaacgGCCCGAGAAGACGGAGTGACGTAGGGGTCTTCGTGCGGTGGGGCAGTTCAGTCAGGCTGCCATTTCGGTCACAACCCTCTCTGGGCTCAGGCCACATGGCATCGCCTAGAAggattgtgaggggcattgtttgtgGCCTAAATCACCTGGTCCCAGTGGGGATGGGCCAAGCACGAACCAGGACCAGGCTATCACCGTCGAACGAGGAAAGCCCAGCAATGCAACTGCACTCTGGAGGTTACAGGCTGGGTCACTTGTCAGAAAGGAGAGGTCACCAGGCACAGGTCTGCATTCCGTGAGGGGTGAGGGCGATGGAGCTgatggtgggacccaccactaCCATAGTGGTTAGGATACAGTCAGGGGTGGCAGTCTACATGGGGACTCTTGGTTGGAGTTTGGGGAATATGAGCTTGAAGAGAAAGCCTGGGAGGGAATGGTTACCAGGCTGATAACCGCCAGTACGTATCCTTTGTAAAGAAGGTGGCAGACCTGAGAAAGGGACAcaaaaaacaccaaacaaaCTTCTCGCATTTCTTCATCTCTACTTCGTCATttacttttttcctttactaGTTTAATATTTCTTGAGATCGGAAGGGATGTACGTCCATATGCTGAGAGCTGCAAGGGTGTACGCGCAAGGCCTATGCTTGTATTCGGTATGATTGGTTAAcgtgctaccacctagggttaggttccataCAGCTAGGGCAtgcaatcaggactccaaacagtcaaataatagtgcatctggcagtgcagccatgcacagccagatttcggcttCAAGACTAGCAAAATAGGTCTATATTTTTACTTAaatatctcagatcttccatgctccatgcttATATGGTAGATCAggagcagttctaggcaatTCCCAGCTGTTCCCGAGCatatcttcctacatacctatcaaaAGATGGATGCAGACCTTTGTAGTTGAATAGctcactgcataatgtacattcTGACGAAgataccatcccttgattctagggcccttggactgaatcctagttctaggtcaaactaatgatgaccctcatcaccatcccatgttttagataaagcatttttaaacccaaacatcaatttgcatgaatgatttgatgatgagaatctaattccatacatacatcttaaatcccaacaataaatgacaaattctgctactttgcagattgaccttctcttagttaaaataatataactCCCCCACCCGAACTCCATTTGTGTTGATTCCAATTTTATtggaaactagattcatagagctacattttgttagaagacaccattacctagttatgacTCTATGTTAGTTAAAAGTCCagttcaagttgctgtcaaaatcggatcctgctgtcttgataggttgacctttgtataataaaaataacataactccataatccaatatgaattttctttgattctagtttgactagaaaatagattcatagggcttcattttcttagaaggaaccatgatcaaattatgtctctaaatggactgaaatttcatttcaatccaaacaattctgcaaatgaattctctgggcgatggcattagacgatgcacacatcacccagagacgtcacccagagtgggaaaatgcagtatTTTTATCTGCAGATGTgcggggaccacccatattggccaTGGGCATCCTCCATAggatgaggggagtctgagggaccacctcatacccttagatcactgtggaccccacctgagtgcctagAATGGCAAAGAATcgggttaaaaatgcatttccaAAAGT
This window encodes:
- the LOC122650670 gene encoding uncharacterized protein LOC122650670, coding for MSNPGLSFNRRIRDRAAGYVLIREDLYKKGKDDLLLKYVSLNEATLVMAEVHEGIYGAHQAGPKMRWLIRRYGYHCPSVMSDCVKYTKGCWACQTHGPVQRLPAAEFNPVVKPWPFQGWAMDLIGKILPPATWGHCFIIVATDYFTKWVEAVPMKGVSQTELIQFLKCHIIHRFGLPETVTCDNGSVFVGDEVVTFVAELGITFTHSTPYYAQGNGQAEASNNILKRCLSKVVDDNPQQWADMLSEVLWALRTSQRSSITTTPFALTYGHDVVLPVEVSVRSARVVFQQGLSPTTYNEAMMAKLDDLEEDSLAMLDRMQVQKKKIAAIYNKTVSLNHFQNGDLVLKIVLPVGAKDPRLGKWSPTWEGPFTICQVLKGRAYRL